One window of the Cytophagia bacterium CHB2 genome contains the following:
- the cas2 gene encoding CRISPR-associated endonuclease Cas2, giving the protein MLTWVIYDIVKDKPRTQVAKTCQRAGIMRVQYSVFLGELNANEIDELGLKIKALIDEETDRVYIFPMCKEDFSKVRLLGEAFDKKLVTNEIRELFL; this is encoded by the coding sequence ATGCTAACCTGGGTCATCTACGACATCGTCAAAGACAAGCCGCGCACACAGGTGGCCAAAACCTGCCAGCGGGCCGGCATCATGCGCGTGCAGTATTCGGTCTTTCTCGGCGAGTTGAATGCCAACGAAATCGACGAGCTGGGATTGAAAATCAAAGCGCTGATCGACGAGGAAACCGACCGCGTGTACATTTTCCCGATGTGCAAGGAAGATTTCTCCAAAGTGCGCCTGCTCGGCGAAGCGTTCGATAAAAAACTCGTTACCAACGAAATTCGCGAACTATTTCTCTAA
- the cas1 gene encoding CRISPR-associated endonuclease Cas1 produces MQLVLNTPGAYLRLKDGCFHITVAEQSKLVSPKKVESILISSAVKLSSAALQLAVESNIDVVFLDKFGAPFGRLWHAKLGSTTRIRRGQLIASTSAEGLGYARRWIQQKLDNQIDFLTTLANKRPAKQEQLGVYINQIQIIRDKLKDVHLKNGASAQADLENTPNLPHAPCPVPLAADSLRGLEGTAGRIYFEALSFVQPEQFPFHGRSRQPAKDEFNCILNYCYGVLYGLVERACMLSGLEPYLGFFHTDNYNKKSLVFDLIEPYRLWAEETTVYLFSQRQVKKEMFDKIQNGMTLNKEGKQVVIAAFNERLDAALRHHGRNISRRNIIQFDCQAFAQELLKIDLEREPETE; encoded by the coding sequence ATGCAACTCGTCCTCAACACCCCTGGCGCCTACCTGCGCCTCAAAGACGGCTGCTTTCACATCACCGTCGCAGAACAAAGCAAGCTCGTCTCGCCCAAAAAAGTCGAGAGCATCCTCATCAGCTCCGCCGTCAAGCTCAGCTCCGCCGCCCTGCAGCTCGCCGTCGAAAGCAACATCGACGTCGTCTTTCTCGACAAATTCGGCGCGCCCTTTGGTCGCCTCTGGCACGCCAAACTCGGCTCCACCACCCGCATTCGCCGCGGCCAACTCATTGCCAGCACCAGCGCCGAAGGTCTCGGCTACGCCCGGCGCTGGATTCAGCAAAAGCTCGACAATCAAATCGACTTTCTCACCACCCTTGCCAACAAGCGCCCGGCCAAGCAAGAACAACTCGGCGTCTACATCAACCAAATCCAAATCATTCGCGACAAGCTGAAGGACGTTCACCTTAAAAACGGCGCCTCCGCCCAGGCCGATTTGGAAAACACCCCCAACTTGCCCCATGCCCCATGCCCCGTGCCTCTTGCCGCCGACTCCCTGCGCGGGCTCGAAGGCACCGCCGGCCGCATTTACTTCGAAGCGCTCAGCTTCGTGCAGCCGGAACAATTTCCCTTTCATGGCCGCTCACGCCAGCCCGCAAAAGACGAGTTCAATTGCATTCTCAACTACTGCTACGGCGTGCTCTACGGCCTGGTCGAACGTGCCTGCATGCTTTCCGGGCTGGAGCCGTATCTCGGCTTCTTTCACACGGACAATTACAACAAAAAATCGCTGGTCTTCGATCTCATCGAGCCGTACCGGCTTTGGGCCGAAGAAACCACTGTCTATCTTTTCAGCCAGCGGCAGGTGAAAAAAGAGATGTTCGACAAAATTCAAAACGGCATGACGCTCAATAAAGAAGGCAAGCAAGTGGTGATCGCCGCATTCAACGAGCGCCTGGACGCCGCCCTCCGCCACCACGGCCGCAATATCAGTCGGCGCAATATCATTCAGTTCGACTGTCAAGCCTTCGCACAGGAGTTGCTCAAGATCGATTTGGAACGCGAACCCGAAACGGAATGA
- a CDS encoding DNA repair protein has product MKVLLGILRLTDQHFAQRDAHKLRGYIGRLWEEYDLLHNHAGDGRLQYRYPLVQYKVLHGIPHIIGLAEGAPLLAKIFLELKTLKIDEKIYENLHLELSHHETEFGDAGEAVTYQFVTPWLALNQQNYQKFRSFVLDWEKHSSVQHEMQVDMLQSILVNNVIAVAKALRYTVEQRHRPIVRVETCEVKFKDQPMLAFKGSFQMNFHLPDFIGLGKSPARGFGTVKRLLP; this is encoded by the coding sequence ATGAAGGTTCTTCTTGGAATTTTACGCTTAACGGATCAACACTTCGCCCAGCGCGACGCGCACAAGCTGCGCGGCTATATCGGCCGTTTGTGGGAGGAATATGATCTCTTGCACAATCACGCCGGCGACGGACGCTTGCAATATCGCTATCCGCTCGTGCAATACAAAGTGCTGCACGGCATTCCCCACATCATTGGCCTAGCCGAAGGCGCGCCGCTGCTGGCAAAAATTTTCCTCGAATTGAAAACGCTGAAAATCGATGAAAAAATCTACGAGAATCTCCATTTGGAACTGAGCCACCACGAAACCGAATTCGGCGACGCCGGCGAGGCCGTCACCTATCAGTTTGTCACGCCCTGGCTGGCCCTCAACCAGCAAAACTACCAAAAATTCCGCAGCTTCGTGCTTGATTGGGAAAAGCACTCGTCCGTGCAACATGAAATGCAAGTGGACATGCTGCAAAGCATTCTGGTCAACAACGTCATCGCCGTGGCCAAGGCGCTGCGTTACACAGTCGAGCAAAGGCATCGCCCTATCGTTCGCGTCGAAACCTGCGAAGTCAAATTCAAAGATCAACCCATGCTGGCATTCAAAGGTAGCTTTCAGATGAATTTTCATTTGCCGGATTTCATCGGTCTCGGTAAATCGCCCGCACGAGGCTTCGGCACCGTAAAAAGACTGTTGCCATAA